AAGGGGGTGGTGATTCTGCTTCAATccttaggggtgagcatcggtccagagTTGACCCTGGACTAACcctagaccggcccaaccctgtcGGTCATGGTCCGGTTCCTAGGGAGACTAGGTTGGTTCTTGGTCCTGGAATTCCTCGACCAGCACTATGCGGGTCGGTCCTCGATCCTGAGAGTTCCGAGTtggtccaacccggaccaaccctgattatatatatatatatataatttttttatataaataaaaccttaaaataaacggcatcaataacattaaacggctctttagtgaggagttcaaataattttacattattctttaataacttaggtttttaatgttttttacgacgttaatagtcataatttatgaaagaggaaaatatttttgtgaaaagtTCTCATGGTGTTCAAAAATACACCTTATGACATCCTCATttagtattcgttctcttctgtcttatttttcctcttaattttcaattttccaaaatcgaaagaaacaatttctccgctcgccactcgacacttgcctcgctcgctttgggtcactcgtgtcGTTTGtcgctcgatgctcgcttggcttgttgctccccgctCGACATTTGATGTTCATTCTGTTCGACGCTCACCCCATTTGACTTTCATTGCTTGCCTTTCTTAACTGACCTCGCTCATCATCAAACCTATTGGACCGGTACGATTCTCGATTGCCCTTTcaaagaatacaaaaaatgaaataaaaaatcattggtTGGTCctgggttgaccttgaaaccggacTGAACCTATTGGGTCAGTCCGgtcctcaatcgcttttttaaagagtacaaaaaatgaaataaaaaaattatcaattggtcccgggttgaccttggaatcggattaaacccattgggtcggtccggtcctcaaTCTCAAGCTCAATAAGATCAGtcatcggtcccaaaaattgagaaacagCACTATGCGGGTTGGTTCTAGGATTATGAGTGGACGGGTCTAACCcaaaccatactcacccctatcAATCCTTAGTTTCGGACGTCGAGTTCGAATCCTCTCAATCGCTTGCTCTGCTCGGACTTACTCTAATGGCGCAGATCTCCATTATGGTCATAGAAGAAAACAAGAGGGTCGCACTTTCACATGGCGGATTAAAATATACCACGTCGGTTGTTGCATGGAATCTTACGAACTCGCAATTTCTTAATCCCGTCAATGGAATTTCCAGGGACACGTGTCGGGGGCCATGGCCACTCGCTGGAATTGGTTCCCTGGCAAGTGATGAGGCCGATGCGATTCCAGCTTTTGAGCACATAATTCTCATTTGGAGATGATGTTTCTTCCAACTCTCTCTTTTCCTATGATGGTATCGCATCTCCGATTCGCCATGCCCAGCGATAAGGTTGGAATTTTATATATCGCCGAATCGTTTGTGCTCTGCCCACAATCATGTCCTCCAATCGGCAAGCTCGATCTTGCCAGCCACCAACCCccctaaaagaaagaagaaaatagtgTATGCCCAATGCAGTTTGTGTCCAGACAACATTGACCCGGTCGAGTTTCAGCTCTTTGTCCTTAGTAATATGTCGATTGGCAATCCCATCCTGATCAAAAAACTTTAACTAATAGATAgaaaaaattgcacatttaaCGGGAACTTATAACAATGTTATCGAGTGACTTGAGAAATGCCCTCTCACATGCAAGCCGAACCAAAAACGGAAGAACGAAGCTAGCACCGAAGCCCACAATCTAGTGGTGCAGGGAGGGCGAGCGAAATTTTCGATTGTATTTGGCTTACAAGTTTGGCTTAGGTACTTGCATTAATGCGACATATAGGTGAGGATAGCACATAACAAATCAACATAGttcaatagaaaagaaagatctAAAGTAGAATTGACCTTGAATTTTCTCGATTCACTTTTATATGCTAGgcattaataatatatttttccaaTACAGAACATGATGGAACGTGCCCGGGTACAGCCTTTTATACGTTAGGCATTAATAATATATTGTTCTAATACAAAACATGATGGAACGTAACCGGGTACAGCCTTCACCCTGTGCACGTTAACATCAAAGCATTTATAGTGGAACGCAAAGTTATCCACCAAAAACTATTTTACGTTATGGAGAATATGATATCATATTATATGAACCTTGGCGCACTTGGAGTAAGCTACCGTTTATTCACAATTGGAAGTTCCACGACATCGACCTTAAATAGCCCAAAGCATCCTCAGATTTTGTGAAAGCTCAATTATCGTAACCATCATCGAGCTCCATCTCAAAGAAGTTTGCTCATCAACCATGTCCACTTCGTCGCACAACGCGACGATGGCGAGGGTATCGTCGGACGGAGCGTGGCAAGGAGACAACCCGCTGAACCACGCCTTCCCTTTGCTCGTCGTCCAAACCATTTTGGTCCTCTTCCTCAGCCGATTCCTCGCCTTCCTCCTCAAACCACTTCGCCAACCCAAAGTCATTGCTGAGATTTTGGTACATGGTCGCCGATTGATTGGTCTTTTCGGTTGGGATATATAAGTAACTCAACTGAAACCATATTTATAGAAAGGCAATACATAAATTGAGAACAAATGTCATAAAGGTTACGCAACATGCATGACATGCTTTTGGTTCGATTTCTTGTTTCAGGGTGGAATTTTGCTCGGGCCATCGGCGTTAGGGCGCGTCGACAGTTTCCTGAACCTAATTTTCCCTTCATGGAGCATTCCGGTACTCGAGTCCGTGGCGAGCATCGGCCTACTCTTCTATTTGTTCCTAGTAGGCCTCGAGCTCGACTTGGGCTCAATCCGGAGGAGCGGCAAGAAGGCTTTTGGCATCGCGTTCGCCGGCATATCGCTCCCTTTCCTCTTCGGAATGGGGGCCACCTTCATCCTCCGCAAGCTCGTCcacggggaagagaaggtcggTTACAGCCAGTTCCTTATGTTCATGGGAGTCGCCCTATCCATCACCGCGTTCCCCGTCCTAGCCCGCATCCTTGCGGAGCTCAAGCTTCTCACCACCCGAGTGGGCGAGACCGCGATGGCCGCCGCCGCTTTCAATGACGTGGCTGCTTGGATCATGCTGGCCTTGGCAGTGGCGCTGGCCGGGGGTGGAAGCGGCGGTCCGAAAAGCCCGTTGATTTCCTTGTGGATCCTCTTTTCAGGTATGGCCTTTGTCGGCTTCATGTTTGTGGTCATCCGGCCCATGATGAACTGGATGGCACGACAATGCTCACCGGAGTACGATTTCGTGGACGAGGCTTATATCTGCGTAACCCTAGCCGGGGTAATGCTGTCCGGGTTCATGACTGATCTTATAGGGATCCATGCCATCTTCGGAGCCTTCGTGTTCGGCTTGACAATCCCGAAAGGAGGCGTGTTCGCGACTAGATTGATCAAGAGGATCGAGGACTTCGTGTCGGGTTTGCTCCTCCCGCTCTACTTCGCATCAAGCGGGTTGAAGACCGACATCGCTAAGATCCAGGGGGCAGAGGCGTGGGGGTTGTCGGTGCTGGTAATATCCATGGCATGCACCGGGAAAATTCTAGGGACATTTGTGGTGGCAATGGTGTTTATGATTCCCATTAGGGAATCACTTGCGCTTGGTGTGTTGATGAACACAAGGGGGTTGGTAGAGCTCATTGTTCTCAAcattggcaaagaaaagaaggtaAGTGTTTCCTTCGTCCTACATATTAAGACGAGATCAGAATGGATGTTTAAGTTTGGTTAATTCATCCATGAATGGCAAAGCTTACTTTTTAAGCTTTCTGATATATAtacacctaaatttttattgCTCGAGTCCACCGTTTGTGCCTTTATCTAGCAAAGTTTGGTGTATAGAAGTTGGTTTACAAATCTATATGGTTCTCATAAATGCTTGACATGGTTTACTTGTTTTAACGTTCACTTACCCTATACCTCGTTATCTTGTAAATCGATTTTGATGGAATTTCCTAGTTTTA
The sequence above is drawn from the Eucalyptus grandis isolate ANBG69807.140 chromosome 11, ASM1654582v1, whole genome shotgun sequence genome and encodes:
- the LOC104426482 gene encoding cation/H(+) antiporter 20, whose translation is MSTSSHNATMARVSSDGAWQGDNPLNHAFPLLVVQTILVLFLSRFLAFLLKPLRQPKVIAEILGGILLGPSALGRVDSFLNLIFPSWSIPVLESVASIGLLFYLFLVGLELDLGSIRRSGKKAFGIAFAGISLPFLFGMGATFILRKLVHGEEKVGYSQFLMFMGVALSITAFPVLARILAELKLLTTRVGETAMAAAAFNDVAAWIMLALAVALAGGGSGGPKSPLISLWILFSGMAFVGFMFVVIRPMMNWMARQCSPEYDFVDEAYICVTLAGVMLSGFMTDLIGIHAIFGAFVFGLTIPKGGVFATRLIKRIEDFVSGLLLPLYFASSGLKTDIAKIQGAEAWGLSVLVISMACTGKILGTFVVAMVFMIPIRESLALGVLMNTRGLVELIVLNIGKEKKVLNDEVFAILVVMAIFTTFMTTPTVLAIYKPRNIIPPLVVRRLRRQPHLPGDELRVLACIHGPGNIPSLMKLMDFTRTSLSPPLRLHVVRLVELTNRPSSIIMVRRARKNGLPLISRFCHGAMHDQVAVALRAYSQANHLTIHHSTAISVLSTMHEDINHVAQEKRAEMIILPFHKQWRGENEEEMESVSYEWREVNRKVLESAPCTVAVLLDRGLVDEFKQCEEQEVIVERRICVVFFGGADDREALSLVRRMANNSMVKVSIIRFIDEAAKDLMSITGSSS